CTTTGCTTCTAATCtagaaaaaaaggggaaaataaGTGCAAAAAGCCTCTCTTTGATCGATCGCTGCAGGATAGACACAAGGGTTTCTTGTTTTGGTGTTTCTGAAAAGATATGTGTCCTTTAAGgttcatcttggtgtttttcTCAGCAGTTTTGGCTGGATATTTTGCATGGAGGACAGTGCGATCGTCCCCGGAGATTGACGACATGGTTTCCGATGATTCAACGGCTGAAAAGACTTCATTGGAAGATAAACaagaattcaatttgaaaaggGTATCAAGGattcttttcttgttctttatcTCTATGATCCCTTGGGTTTAATCTTTCGCTTTCAAAGAAaccttgttttctttccttctctaaTTACAGGTCTTGAATGTTTCTTGctattggattttcttttcagaTGATTCAAAATGGATTCTGGGTATTCGTCGACATGGCCAGTGGGAGCTACTTGTGGAGGAATTTGAAGGAGATGAAGAAAGATGCGACCTTGAAAAGCTCGTAAGGTTCAATCATGGATCTGTTTggatttccttctttttttgtaaataataagATCTCTGTATCATAACAGTGGGGGGAATTTGTGTTGTTGAGGATGGGAGGAGGGGGCTGTGTTTTGTTAGTTGCTATGTCAAAACATGCTGCAGCTGTAGAATGTCAATTGAGAATCCTTCAATTAATGGACATTAACTTTATTTCAATAatccttccatttttatttttatttttattttaaatattttaaatatcaaaataattttaaaatattaaaaaaattaaattttttaaaaaataagatttaatctCATTCTCAAATGCTATCTAAAAGCTTAtttagtattgtaataataactgttttttcaaaatattttttaattaaatgtatattaaataaattttttaaatctttaaagatttattttttatatgaacattGTTAAAACtgttaaaatgaaattaaaacactaaaattaattaatttaaaaaattaaattgtttaaaaacatgatttaatctCATTTTCAAATACTATCTAAAAGCttatttagtattataataacaattatttttttaaaatattttttatttgaatatatattaaataatatttttaattttttaagatttaatttttatatgaacattgttaaaattgttaaaacaaaatgaaaacattaaaaataattaattttttaaaaaacataatttaatccCATTCTCAAATgctatctaaaaatttatttagtattataacaatatgtttttcaaaatacttgaaaaaatattaaaatactatttttttaattttttaaaatttattttttatataaacattgttaaaacagttaaaatgaaaaacactacaaataattaattttaaaaaattaaaataaacacaaaaatgcTATAAATCTCCAAGCTTGACTGAATCCTGTCGGTCTGTCAAACGTGATAAAAGCATAGCTACACCGGCTGAGGAAAATTTAATATACCAATGCAGCGGCAAAAAGTCCAGATCCAACAGTTACATTCGAAACTCTCAAACTGAAagccttaaaatttgatttaatttctcgACAGTTCTTGAAACGAGAGGAGCACAGAATTATTGACATTATATAATAAGAGGGCAAGCAAAATTCCATTTaaaaggaagggaaaaaaaagaaagaaaaagaaaaaatcccaTCTAACAAACTGGCACTGATGCTATACTGTGCATTAGAACATATGTACGAGGATTTTCAGAGAAGAAATACCATTAATGCAGAGCTTATGGACAACCAGTATTAGCAGCAACACCAGCAGGAAGAGCTTCAGTTTAGGTCCGCTTGCAGCTTAATAGACATGTACAAAAGTGTGACGAGCACCGTGTGGGAGGGGAGCGAACCTCGCAAGATTTGAACCAACACACAGGGCTGCCACCACCGGAGCAACCGTACTGCTGCTTGTCTTTCCAGAGGCCAAGCTAGCAAAATGGAGACACAGAACAAGCAAAACCCCACCTCTCCCACCCAAAATCCATGCAATGAAATAACCAATCTTATACTCAGCATCCAATTGTCTGTCGAACAAAGCCATGACACTACTGAATGTAAGAGATGATAGAGATCCAAGAGTCTGCAGTAAAAAGAGGGATCAAAATGCAGATCTTAGCACTTCCTTCTTCAACCTCCTCTTCTGTCTCACAGTAGAAGGAAGGGTCCTCGCTCACGTTGTAGCGCTCCCAATGTGCCCCATTTTCTGCTTCATTTCAGCCCATTTGTAGATCCTTCCCCAGTCTTCAACTTCGGGAGTATAATAGTGTCTTTTAGCATATGACCTGCCAGTATCTTCTTGAAATCTAAGTACTCGATCATACCGAGCCCTTGTCACTTCATTAAAGAGTATCTATTCAGGAAAGAGTTTGTAAGAAGGTAAAATATAGTCTGGAAAATGGAAAATAAGATGATATGACACCCAAGAAACTAAAAGCCCTGAGCAAAAGGAGCAAGATAAAAGGAAAACAGTGGCAACTTCTACATTGCACTTGATCAAGACCTTAAATATCATCATCAACTTACACACTCACTATATCCAAGTGGGCTTAGGAAAAAATAGATATGGAAAGTCAGTTTTCCAATGCTAAACTTCCTTTGCCTCTTAATTTTTCCATGCAACGTAGGAGTaagtaaaaaaactgaaaaaccaattaaaccgcAAAAatcggaaaaaaaataaccgaaaaaaccgaaccatggaaaaaaaaacgattaaaccgattagaatttttaaaaaatcattcggttcggttcggtttgataaacttgaaaccaaaaaaaccaaaccgaaccaaaaatgATCACCTCTAATACAACAAACTCACTGGCCGTTGGTAAAATTTTCAATCGAGATCAGTACACCACTTGAATTCTTCCAGTCCAACAATGCTCACGATTCTATCCTACTGAACCCAAACTTGTTTTTCTCCATATAGGAACATGGACAGAACAAATTAAGTTGTTATCTTTCTCATAAAATCAGTAATTAGCAGAACAGAAACCACGAAGGTTATTAAGGATTACTCACTTCGTATGCATGCCGAACACTCTTGAACAGCTCGCAAGCTTGTGAATGCTTGCTAACATCAGGATGATACTGTAACCATAGTAAAAAGTCAAGTGTCAAGGACAAAATCATTAGCGTACATCTAGGAgatagtttttcaaaatttatggcAATCTCTAATAAAACTTCCAACAAAAATGAAAGTGAGAAGTAACTATTTGTGGTAAATGACAGTCAAGGGCACTTGCAAGAAGTTAAAATGTATCATCATGAATTTAACAAGTGATGCTAAGCACAGGACATTGGACCCTAAAATATCGCAGCATATgggcgtgtgtgtgtgttcatgcCAATGCTTGGAGCCCCAAAGAAAGCACGAGCACTGAAGTAAACCATAGAGAAACAAATGCGCAGAACTCCTTCTATCATGTCTTGCAGCATATCTGACAAGCAATATACTACAACAACCATGGAAACcctaagaaattaaattcttaaccagctaCATCTCCTTCAAATCAACACAATATTCTGACGAAACAAAAGTGAACCAAGACATTCTAGACCATATCAACTTTTTCTAAGCACATCCTAGAATCATTTTCCGACAATCCCATCCATCTATTTCTAACACAGCACTTCAACTCTTACTCCATAACAGCAAACCAAACCAGAAGTAGCCCTTTTAAGCACATTCCAGATTGAGTCACTCAATTCTGTTACAACTTTGCCAACACATTTGAAAGAGAATTAACATAACAGACGCGGGCAACAATGAACAACTCTGCTCAAAAACTTTTGAATTCAGTTATACCTTCTTCCACAAAGCAGTATGGATTAAAGACAGTTTTTTGCACACATTTCTTATTCAAAACCTCCATGATGCTGTTTTAACAAGTTAACAACTCAGTAGAATACCTTAGCAGCATTAAACCCACAAGTTGTAATTTTAATCaagacctctttttttttctttttttcttttttttttatatttcaaccctataattaattaaaacactATTACATAAACTCACTTGTCCTAAAATTAGActtgaaatcaaaccaaaacTGCAGTCAGTAATCAGTATTCAAATCAAATAACAGAATCACCTTTCGAGGAAGAAGGCGGTAAGCTTTCTTAATATCGGCTGAAGTGGCGGTGCGTTCGAGTCCCAGCACCGCATAATGGTCTTGCTCGCCGCCGTTGAATGCTAcccatgatgatgatgatgatgatgcaacTACCACTGTTGGGCCCCGcttgttgtttttcttgtgaTGGCGGGATTTATGTAGTGGCGGCTCGAGTCGGGGAATTGGGGCCACCCCTGCTGAtggagctggaggaggaggaggaagcagAGGCGTCGATTGTGGCGGGGATGGGTCCCACCAGGAAGAGGTGCGCCTGCATTATCGTTTGTTTCTCAAATGATGCACATGCATGGAGGACATCAAGTGGGGCGCGacactttgtttttcttccttttttgttaAATCACAAAACTACTACTACCTGAAGCTTGGAAGATTTCTCAATTGTATCCCCTGAGCCGTAAATTAATTTAGAGAAatggtaaatatttatttttttccccagaAATCCTGCTACTTGTTTCGACTTTTCACTAATTTAATGGTCTTGTATTGTTCATAAAGGCCTCAAATCACATAGCAAAATCTTCAACAAGTTACATTTTGTCACCTACACTGAGATAAGAAGGATCACAAAgcttaataatgaaaaaaaatctaaaatactaAGATTAAAATCTAAGAAGGATTTTAGAGAAATTTTATTAGGGTTCAAACAATTTGACTTGGGTCATAAACTtatctaaattaaacaaattagttttattttaactagataataaaaaaataaacaataaaaacaaattgatcaaattaaaaaagagtgatcatgttaatataagaaaaatatttttttcaaaaatagacAAACAATATAGCTCAATTCCCCACTCATTAAACatggaaggataaaattatgtggaaaaaaaaaaaaccctaaaaaattcaACCCAAGTCAACTTGAATTAGTATAACAAACATGTAACATTGGTAATAAAGGTTAAGTCAACTCGGGTTATCTCGTCATACTTGCAGTCCAGGTCATAAGTTTTTGGATGaactaatataaaagaaaacgatGAAAATCACAaagcctattaaaaaaaaaaccataacgtTAACtcatattaacttttcaaattcatgatCTCGGTCATTAGAcctaaaacattatatttagaaaaattatgaaactcaattatcaatcaatcaaatattatagaatgggattgaaagaagaaattaaattatactaaagtaatcaaaacaaaaaataaagattaaaattgaaatacaaaataatttttattttttattaaagggtgaaattaaaaagaaaaatcaatttaaataaaagaccaaaaaaatgatcaaaacaaGACAgacataaatttattattttttattgaaatgtgaaattaaaaagaaaaattaattcaacaaaggctaaaaaaacaaaaaaaacaagggttaaattgaaaaaataatatatgataaattgagattgaaagataaaattgaaaataaataaaacttctataaaaagatcaagaataaaaattaaaaaatcaaaacaataagaactaaaattgaaatatcaaCAACAAATAAGGTTAAGCTGGAATTtccaagaaaagagagagaaaagaaaaagaaaagaagcactTCATCAATAAATCATCCCTTCAATATTGACACATGTCACACCAATAAAAAGAGAACATAGTGTTATTTTCAACGACACAATTACAAGGTATTTTTGAATGTCGACAAGTGTGCCACATGTGActatatctttttgttttcttattatttttatatataatcaaatgtcAAATTATCCCTAAATTAActtgatgataaataaaaaaaatctttgaccgtagttttaattttttttggtttttaagagCTAtctatattaagaaaaaagaataaagaagttaatatatatataccaaaTTGTTTCCTCGGCTAAGCtggtgataataaaaaaaattcattgtgaaaaatataaaaattcccCTTAacatccattttaatttttttgcttttaatttaattatttcattgtgttttaaaatgaaaaataatatatttgtccAAAAACCGAAGAGCTTGTGTATCAACTTTTACTTCCCCGATAACAAGTGTTAAGTTTTGTTTTATGTGAAGGTAAAAAAATCGTGTTCTCTTCCTGATTTTAGCCTTTGTTAATGCTAGATGATCCAATGTAACCTTAAAATGGTGCTGTTGACAGTAATAGAAGGCTGCAGCTAATTATTTAAATTCCATAATTCTTTGCaactaattatttaaatttttccaTAATTCCTTGCCAACATATCAGCAAATCTGTGCCAATGGCGACACATGCATAGCGTGCAATTCAGAACGCCTGAGCAGCGACCTAGTCTTGCCGCATCTCCACCTTGGCCGCTTTCTTGCTCTCTCTTTCCGGACCTATCTCTGCTAGAACCCCAGCACTGCCAATCTCTCCGATCTTTATCCCGATTCAGACAATGATTGATGGATTATTGCGCCGTCGCCGTGAAATGAAGCCGGTCGTTGTGTCTTTGTTTAATAAACAGGAGAGGGATACATTTCCATCGGGTAAGGCAGTATTCGGCCACATGATGCGTCGGCATCCTCAGCAGAGGGTCTTTTCCACCGGCctgagaaggaagaagaagaagaaggtgagcAGCAGAATGTACAGAGACAGGTTAGCAGCTAAGATCCCTGAAACAGAAACCTTGCAGGAGAGGCACAAGGATCCAGCGGGGGTTACAATTTACATGAACACATGACATGGTGGTGATTTCTTGATTCAAAGACAAGGAAGTGAAATTCCTTACCTCGTGAACAGCCGCCCTGTGGCGGTAGTGCCTGTCTGAAATGCCATGGACAACGACCTCGTGCAAATTAAATGCTCATAAATATATCCGTatcaaactaaaaactaaatcttTTTGTCTTCGATGGTGTCTGTGGTTTACAGAAGCAAGTTGGGTTTATATAGATGCAAGAAAACTCCATTCAATGTCTTTGCTTTTGctagataatttcatcattaaaaccTTTCCCCAATTCTCACATATTTTTGCCATGAATGACTTACTATGAAATCAAGGATTTTAATTCAAAAGGAAACCTCCAGATATTACCTTCTCTTTTTGTGGATTTATAtcctcttttgttttgttgttccTTCTTTAACCTCATCaccaatttatattttaatggttTAGATTAAGTGATTATTCAAAAATgtagttatgattgttttttaaagtattttttgtgttgaaatacattaaaataatttttttttattttttaaaaattatttttaaaatcatcgatcaaaatgattcaaagtatatcaaaataaattattttttaataaaaaaaaaatatttgtggaaCGGGATGCCAAATGATAattcaatgaaatttttttcaaaaaatcaatatttatattttatattattaaaatactttaGATTCTCATAAATATGTTGTATAGAATTAAGcatctttttattaaacattttaatcgagtatttaaattcaagatctcaagaaaagagatgttttttttattgtttttttgcttttaattggcaaatgcttttcaaatgtACGAGTTAATTTAGTGATCACGTGCCCCATGCTTTGTCACGGGAtggattcattgtttttttcgatgcaaaaaaataaaataaaattacagtctttgataatgtgttttttaccaaaaaataattaattgtaaatagaaaatataatgcaataaaaatgtttaatttttatttaattatattggaaTAAAAATGTTTCTTGCAAGAAAAGTAATAATCCTAACAAATTCTAGtataattccttttttattaatatttttttttcaaaaaagttttCCATGGTTcctaataaaaattgaaaggaattaaaatcattaaaaaaatctagatgatttgaaataagaataaaagaagtttccttttaattaaaacctcgttatctcttcctttttctttgtaattttttgccaaaataatttaaaaaaaaacaaaataacttatCAAGACCATAAATGGCaattttagtaaataaatgttttgatCTTTCTTACACGAATgtattaggggaaaaaaaaaaaagaatgatatatTATACATGCACACTAtattaaggagaaaaaaaacaatttgaaatcaatttttttaactaattatatgattataaaaaagcattcgtgaacaaaaaaataaataaaatcatgaactaaaaaatatattttgtttttcaaaaagtatcttttattattcagcaatatttattgttcttttaccattttttttctttttttatataaaagccATAATCCACTtaacaagaaattcaaaaaagagcATTTGTAGCTATAGTTTTTAAACTCGGCCCGGTCTAAGATCTAGGTTCTGGattttgaccgggtcaccgaATCGGTTGGGTCAATctctattttcaaaaaaattcaaaatggcatcgttttaataaaaaaaatcaacatgttgCAAACAGGTTTTGCCAGGTCAACTGGGCCAACCCGTCGGATTGTCCGAGTCACACTTGATCATgactttttctaaatttttttcaaccaGGCCATGCTCTAGCCTCGGGTTAgccgggtcccgggttgacCTATCAAGTCAGGccggttttaaaactatgtttgTAACAACTATAATAACACTATAATAACATGaactttattttcatgatggcaaaaaaaaataaataaaaacttcatgAAAATTCACATCAAATAATTAACACAATGATTATTAACATCATAAAAGGCAAGAATCTcattcaaaaaatcaatatttaattaattgatatctTATAGAATAATaactcaaatataattttgatcaaacttttaaaaaaaaattaaaaaaatcatgaagagcTATATAAAAAGAGTGTAtgctaatatcataaaaaaattgccATAATCTCAtctaaaacaaatttcaaaactaaatgGTATTTAATggagtaattttaaaaaataaatggttgaCCTAGGGattatttagtaatttaaaaaaaattaatattattaaaaaaaactattgacaCGTGTAATGCAGACATCAACTCATGACGATCCTTACACCATGCAAGAGGCATGTGTTGGATTGTCTAGTTATCAAATTTAGGCGTCTATGTTGGTGCTTGGAGAGgtgcatcatcatcttcatgtTGGTGTGGTGCGTGTCCGCAATGGATGTACAATACCTTTTTTTATAACCTAAAAATCTGTGCtagcattttaaaaattgattgtgtcctcttttttatatttttatcaattttagctctcattttttattaccttttgttttgctttaatactttttgaagtttttttttctccagttTCGTCCCTAGGCATTTTATATCATTTagtatatattgttttatctaatatgatccttattatttaattgctttttttctttgtgttttaccctgttattgatttttttttctcaatttcatgcattgtcattttatttcatttattttttttatttaattttggttcttaattgtttttttatcctttcttgattttttttattttgtctcttgcattttatttaacttaatttttttttatccagttttagttcttattttttttagttcttattttttaattattttcttaatttaatttatttttcaatttagtccacaattatttttttctcttcctgaTTTTAGCCTTTGTTAATGCTAGATGATCCAATGTAACCTTAAAATGGTAGTGTTGACAGTAATAGAAGGCTGCAGCTAATTATTTAAATTCCATAATTCTTTGCaactaattatttaaatttttccaTAATTCTTTGCCAACATATCAGTAAATCTGTGCCAATGGCAACACATGCATAGCGTGCAATCCAGAACGCCTGAGCAGCGACCTAGTCTTGCCGCATCTCCACCTTGGCCGCTTTCTTGCTCTCTCTTTCCGGACCTATCTCTGCTAGAACCCCAGCACTGCCAATCTCTCCGATCTTTATCCCGATTCAGACAATGATTGATGGATTATTGCGCCGTCGCCGTGAAATGAAGCCGGTCGTTGTGTCTTTGTTTAATAAACAGGAGAGGGATACATTTCCCTCGGGTAAGGCAGTATTCGGCCACATGATGCGTCGGCATCCTCAGCAGAGGGTCTTTTCCACCGACctgagaaggaagaagaagaagaaggtgagcAGCAGAATTTACAGAGACAGGTTAGCAGCTAAGATCCCTGAAACAGAAACCTTGCAGGAGAGGCACAAGGATCTAGCGGGGGTTACAATTTACATGAACACATGACATGGTGGTGATTTCTTGATTCAAAGACAGGAAGTGAGATTCCTTACCTCGTGAACGGCCGCCCTGTGGCGGTAATGCCTGTCTGAAATGCCATGGACAACGACCTCGTGCAAATTAAATGCTCATAAATATATCCGTATCAAACTGAAAACCAAATCTTTTTGTCTTCGATGGTGCCTGTGGTTTACAGAAGCAAATTGGGTTTTATATAGATGCAAGAAAACTCCATTCAATATCTTTGTTTTTGctagataatttcatcattaaaaccTTTTCCGAATTCTCACATATTTTTGCCATCAATGACTTCTCTTATTAGACTATGAAATCaaggattttaattaaaaaggaaaccTCCAGATATTACCTTCTCTTTTTGTGGATTTGTATcgtcttttgttttgttgttccTTCTTTAATCTCATCaccaatttatattttaatggttTAGATTAAGTGATTGTTTGGAAGTttagttatgattgttttttaaaatattttttgtactgaaataaattaaaataatatattttttattttttaaaaattatttttgatattagcatatcaaaacaatctaaaataaattattttttagtaatttttttttgtaaaacacaGTTTGCACCGtgttttaaaatagtatttaaataaaatttaaaaaatatatatatttatattttatgttattaaaatacTTTAGGTTCCCATAAATATGTTGTATAGAATTAAGcatctttttattaaacattTTGATCGagtatttaaatttaagatctcaagaaaaagatgtttttggttgttttttctcttttaatggaaaaatactaaaatttagGAAACAAATATAGCCTTAATTGGgaaatgattttcaaatataCGAGTTAGTTTAGTGATCACGTGCCCTATGCTTTGTCACAAGATggatctattgttttttttcaatgcaaaaaaataaaataaaattacagtttttgataatgtgttttttaccaaaaaaattaattgtaaatagaaaatataatgcaataaaaatgaataattgaaaagaattaaaatcattaaaaaatatatagatgatttgaaataagaataaaaaaaatttccttttaattaaaaCCTCGTTatctcttcctttctctttgtaatgtttttgccaaaatcattatttttaaaaaagaaataacttATCAAGACCATAAATggcaattttagtaaaaaaaaatgaaaaataaatattttgatttttcttacacgaatgtattagaaaaaaaaaatggtatactATACATGCACTatattaagcaaaaaaaaaaaaaaaacaatttgaaataaatttttttaattaattatatgattataaaaaagcattcgcaaacaaaacaataaataaaatcgtgaactaaaaatatattttgtttttaaaaagtataaatattgttcttttaccaattttttttaataagggtCATAATCCACTtaacaagaaattcaaaaagaGTATTAGTagccatagtttttaaacccgtcACGATTCAAGGCCCGGGTTCAAGATTATAACTGGGTTACTGGGTTGATcagatcaatttttatttttttttaaaataaaataatattattttagtaaaaaaaaaaaaaaaaacttttgaatttatcATAACAGACGCGAGCAACAATGAACAACTCTGCTCAAAtacctttgaatttcagttATACCTTCTTCCACAAAGCAGTATGGATTAAAGACAGTTTTTTGCACACATTTCTTATTCAAAACCTCAATGATGCTGTTTTAACAAGTTAACAACTCAGTAGAATACCTTAGCCAGCATTAAACCCACAAGTTGTAATTTTAATCAAGACccctttttgttctttcttttttttcttttttatttcaaccctataattaattaaaacactATTACATAAACTCACTTGTCCTAAAATTAGActtgaaatcaaaccaaaacTGTTGTTAGTAGttgttataatttgaaaaatgttattttataaaaaagtatttttagttgaggttgatttaatatgtatatatgtttggttaaaaactgttgttgaaattaagattgaacaaaaagtattttaatgtgtttagttaataatgcttttgaaattaaagttataaaatgattttaaaaatatatattaatatttatggtttttaatttaaatattatagatttaactattgttatcacatcatgaaataaataatactttatataaattattttttattgttgcattagactatctacaatttcatcacgtataaaatacatccgacaagaactacaatttttttgattttttaagtacGCAACAACATCAGACAAAATATAATCAGGTACAAAATtgagattgcgatcaaattctgcaactGTTATATCATCAAGTGATCTctatctaatttatgtagtgttattaaataatgttaaactataattttaaaacctaatttgGCAGTCAACCCGGTCTAATAATCAAGTCACGACTTAGATGGATTGACCGgatcaatccaaaaaaaatttaacttggcaGACAAAGATATATATGAGGGCCACTTCTTTTCACCTTTTCGTTGATGGCATCATGGCAAGGAAGAgctataaaattagaataaaggGAAAAACCTGTTAAGGTTCCAAGGTAGTGTATAGAACTCCTCACTCCTGGTGTCTTGACTAAAATATCTGAAGCTCCACTAGTGCAGAGTGACAAGAGTTCTCTTCTTTTCAATAATGGAAAATGctgatttatgtttttagtttttttttttttttttttgcataacaAAAGGTGCAAATTTATGCATAAATTTttccataacaaaaaaatgagaaatttcaagatattttgaagatatgaaaacagcataaagtttatttttgaaagtatggtaaatatatttttaaaaatgattttttatttaaaaatatattaaaataatatattttttattttttaaaaatttatttttaatattaatatca
This genomic stretch from Populus alba chromosome 19, ASM523922v2, whole genome shotgun sequence harbors:
- the LOC118056743 gene encoding uncharacterized protein, with protein sequence MCPLRFILVFFSAVLAGYFAWRTVRSSPEIDDMVSDDSTAEKTSLEDKQEFNLKRMIQNGFWVFVDMASGSYLWRNLKEMKKDATLKSS